The genomic region ATCTCAGTCACATCGAAACCAGAGCAAAAGTCACAGGTAAATTGTCCTAAAATGTATTCAAGTTTTGTGAACTTAACAATAATATCTGCAAGGTATTGTGGAAATGTGTATTACATTCTATCAGCGGTACATGGAAAAACTAGTAAGAAAACCGAATGGCCAGCTTTTAGCTTCTCTCAAGAAGGATGACTCACTCTGCATATAAAATTAAGaatgtgtatttattaatttggaaaaaaaaatcataaacggGGGCGAAATTCCATTGTGTTTCATGTTTGGATTAGGGTTTCATCAGAGACAAATAGtcaatgtaatatttatttttttttctctcctttaggTTACCTTGGACCAGATCAGCTTGCAGATTGCCTTAAAGGCTCTGATGTTGTTGTCATCCCTGCTGGTGTACCTAGAAAACCTGGTATGACTTCAGCTATGATTTGAATTGTGCATTTCTTTACTGTCACACAGCTTTTTGTTAAATCTaaagtttaaaggaccacaagggatagatagatataatctCTGTGGCAGTTGGTCATTGTTATGGCCAAGGATTAATGATTCAAACATAATGAGTCCCCAGGCTGTTCTAGAGCCTGCAGCAGCTTCCTGTTTGTGATCTAAAGTTCACTTAACAAGTAAGGAAAGAAGACATTCTAAAGAAAACCTGGTGTGCTGTAAAACCAGATTTTAAAATAATACTCCCTCCCACACCCCTCCATcaggggaggtgtaactagggctgctTAAACGCAaacaatattgattttttttttttttacaattctttatttttggtatcgtAGTAGGCGGTATCATAAACAATGAAAACAGtaaggcttacgcagaagccgtcTTGGAAGGCATAACATGTCCTTTGGGTGcctggcttgtgcaaaagccaccTTAGTCATTGAGTCTATGGGTGAGAAAGAAAcctggcttgcgcagaagccttctTAGATGTTACTATCCGTAAGCGACAAACAGGGCCTGTGCCGAGGCCAACTTAAGAgacataataatacattttaaacggTGCTTGTGCAATCGTTGTCCTAAGAGGCTTGGTCTGATTGTagtttgtagtgtgtatgagaTGCATCATTGATTGGGTCATtgcatgctgtgtgtttgtgggaAGTGTGGAGTCTCGTGGTAGTCTGTCCTGGTTTCCCACTTCTAGGTGGTGTTGGTGCTGGGAATGGGGATTGTTATGGTGTCATTGTGGTGATGCTGGTGTTCCAGTGGGTGTTCCGGTCGGGATCCCAGTCCTGCAAACCCAATGTAGGTGAGGTGgtcgaggggagggaggggggtcggggagaaaggaagaagggaggaaagaaaaaagaaaaacttaaataaataaataaatacattttacagaGCCCCCTTGCTCTCCCCTGCTCACCCTTAAGAAAGGGGGTGGGCTGGGTTGGTGGGGAGGTGTGAGGGTGTGTGGCTTGGGAGGAGGGGGAAATGCTTTGGGGAGGTCTTCCGAGACTGGGGCAAGTTGGTTTCTTTTGAGTTTATGGTGCCATTGCCGATCTGATGAGCCACGGGTCCCATATCTTGTGAAAAGACTTGGAGGTGTCATGGATCAGAGCGGATAGTTTGTCCATTTCGATTGTTTCGTCTATTTTCTGTAGCACTTCTGTTGGGGTGGGGGTAGTGTTGCTGCCCCAATGCCTGGCTATTGTTCTCTGGGTGGCTAGTGCCACTCGGGCTGTGAGTTTATTTTGGGCCCTAGTTAAGGATTCGTGTGATTTGGAGAGGAGCCAGATCCACGGATCTAATGGAAGATCACTGTGTAGAGTCCTGTTGACTGTTTGGGCCATTTCACGCCACAGTGGGGTGATgtgcgggcattcccaccataggtgGATGTACGTGCCTTGGCAAACaatattgatttaactcctaaatgatagaGAATTGAGCGGAGAGACtgcatgatgtatacaccaaaaccacttaagctaaagttattttgacgCTTGGTTTCCTTTTACTGGTTTATGACTTCTTGTATCAGTGGTCCTTAatggattaatttaaaaaaaagtgtaaaactgTCCGCTTCTGTACACATGCTACTTAAATTGATGCACATGTTGCACCCATATATGAAGCCCCACTGTGGTTACTAGCTCTGTTTAAAAAGTTGCATACCTCTTTTGCTGGCAGAAATTTTAGTCACGTTGCAAAACATGACAGTCCTTGAAGAGATAGCAGCCACAGTTCAGGCATTCTTCTTGTCTGAACAGTACTATTGCCAAGTACGGTCTTTCATATCCCTTAAATCCCAGCCTGGCAGTTATAGGATATGCTTGGCAATCCCATAGTCAATTCGCTGATTTTCTAATAGTCAGGAAAGGGGCACTTAATGCTAATTTTAAGatcctctatttttttttccacattcaaTACCCAATAATAAAACCTTCTGAACAGTGCTGTTGGAAACTAGACCTAttcattatttttgtaaattaacTGCATTGGctcacatttatatttatacactttggattataatttcattctttTCCTTCCCACATATTAGGTATGACACGTGACGATCTATTTAACACAAATGCCTCCATTGTGGCCACCCTTGCTGAAGCATGTGCAAAACATTGCCCTGAAGCCATGATCTGTATCATTGCCAACCCGGTGAGTGGGCCTAGACATATTCTGTTGggacattaaagtgacactatagtcatcaattATCTTtgatttagaagttaaatcactttgtttatgtggccttttgcacacctccctgcatgtgacttttaCAGATTTcgtaaatacttcctgtaaagtgtcatctaatgtttacacttcctttactgcaaattctgtgtaatttaaaaattcttatctcctgctatattaatagtttgctagaccctaaAGGAGCCTATTGTATgtaattacagagcaggagataaaaacttttaaagtaagtcacATCTGATGGAAAATAAAACAAtgctttcatgcaggctgtgtctcaCAGCCAGGGGATGTATGGCTTGGGCGGCATAAACAGCAGTAGATAGGTttgaagtgttgtttttttttttttttagttttttttttatttgacattttaaaATCCATGCCCCTTACATCCTCAAACACCCCAGAAGGGGCCATATTGCTATAATAATGTGGGTGTGTGGTTATCTCCTCTttaacttgtgtgtgtatatatttgcagGTAAATTCAACAATTCCCATCACATCTGAAATATTCAAGAAGCATGGAGTTTACAACCCCAACAGAATTTTTGGTGTAACTACACTGGATATTGTACGAGCAAACACGTTTGTTGCTGAACTGAAGGTATGTAATGCATTACTGgtggtgtatattttatattaaagcatagattgtgacagcagataagaacagtTTGGCCCCTATAGTCTgcttaattttctaaatacttccattagtccctggccttgtcttaagtctaggatagccttatgcctatcccaagcattcttaaactcccttactgtgttaacctctaccacttcagctggaaggccattccatgcgtccactacccactctgtaaagtaatacttcctgatattatttttaaacctttgcccttttAATTTGAGACTGTCcccttgtggtagtttttcataGAAACCTATATGACCAGTTTATCCTACTGGGTTAACTTAAATTCTGAACTACAAGTGTTTGTAGTTTGGGACTGAGGTTTTGGCTAACACTAATTTTGTAAATGTGAatgtagtttataaaaaaaaaacacttctgagACATAAATACCAGATGGGGGGTCATTTAATGCATactatttcagtagaaattggttCCCTACATTTGTGTTTGTTAACCCCTGGTTTTCCTCTGTAAACGAATCCCCAGGATGTTTCTTTTGTGTTCTAAAACGGATTTCAtgtcttgctttttttttgtgccagTTAAATTGTCACTTATGGATATATTGTAAATGGTGAATAtattcatgcaaaaaaaaactcACTGAAAATTCTACCTTCACCCTCTTTCACATGGAATATAAACCTGTCACCTTTAAGGAATATTTGCAATAATTAAGGAGTCTCCGCAAATGGCATTTCTACTTAATTTGTTCTTATGTTTGGTCTATTATACAGTTTCACTTGTAAAAGTATTGAGACAAAAATGTTGTGAAATGTTACTTTTTATATAGCTTTGTTATATGGCTGAACATAGCTTTCGATAAAAACTTTGTAAAAGTATTTAGGAAGCGGATAACGTGTGTTCTTCCACCTCTTCTGTTGAACTGCTGGTTATATTCAATCTGGAGTTCAGGCATTTGAATTTGGGCATAGTGTGATTTAATTATTTATCCATCTGTTTGTAGGGGCTGGATCCAGCACGTGTtaacatccctgtgattggtggTCATGCTGGCAAAACCATCATCCCTCTGATTTCACAGGCAAGTTCTAAAATTATGAACTGTATGGATTTTCTTTCAAGGGACTAAAATACCAGTTAGGAAAGTTCCCCTTGTATTCTAAACACAAACGGCAAACTCTGCTGTGAAAACTTAAATTTGTATTGCTTGGATTACAGCATACTGATAGAGGTccacatatttatatacacagatgACCGGAGCAGCGCCTAGGAGGATCCTCAAGTGTGTTGAATATGCACAAGGAGACTTTATtgtgtaatatataatatgtatggagaATCTCAGGCTTTCACTTGaacctttattttaatatatatataattatttattttttccccccaagaCACCATGTCCACGTCAAATCTAGTGTCTTCATTTCGTCTGTCTCAAGGATACCTTCACCAGTATGTGTCCCTCTACTTTGCCCAATACACAGTGCACTTCTAGTAGCCAAAAAGCCATCTGAGAATGACCTCAAAAAATGGTTTCAGTGTTCAGGGGAGAGAAGACATCTCCTCATacgttgtttttaaatgcagatgtaacTTCTTTACAGAGCACCCCAAAAGTAGAGTTTCCCCAAGATCAGCTGGAAGCTCTCGTTGGAAGAATTCAAGAGGCTGGTACTGAAGTTGTCAAAGCTAAGGCAGGATCAGGTTTGTCATTTTACAGTGGATTTATGTTTTTCATATGTGGGACACCACTGTTTCACAATGGGGCGTTGTCCTAAACCACCAGTCTATTGTGCTTAATAGAACAACATAGAACATAAAATGCattatattggtaaaaaaaaaaaattgtgtggttAGATATTCATTAAGCATCTACTGTCTGGCTTAAAAGCTGTGCTTTTACTTCTGAATTCTATACAAAATATAGGATTCAGAACTTTTGTTAAGCACCTGTTTTAATTAAATTCAGGACTAATGCATCTGGCAGGTTGTGAATTCGCAAATTCATTAATTTGCCAATGGACTGCTAACTAGTATTGAGTAGTGCTGGAGTGACATCACATATTGGGCCAATGCCTATATCTGTTATGTTGATTAGATCCAGTCCGTTGTAGGCATACATATTTCCTGCTAAATTCTATTTTTATAGGACtatcattttatattttctgAAGTCCTTACATTTGGGTTAAGCCCACTTTAGGTATTGAGGACATGGTAATTTTCTCCTTCACAAAACCCCTCCTTGATCTTAGGAGAAGGGATTACTGAAATTTGTTTttgcactttagtgaataacccaatcAGTTAACTACTTGTATAtgtttttcagggtttttttttttcttattattttcagATTTTACTTTACTTCTCTTCTCGATATAACCTTGCATTATAGAGCTTTAAATCAATGGGCAGGAAAGTGACACTAACTTGTACAAATGTCATTATGCAGGTTCCGCCACTCTGTCAATGGCCTATGCTGGTGCTCGCTTCGTCTTCTCTCTTCTGGATGCTATAAATGGAAAGGAGGGTGTTATTGAATGCGCTTTTGTCAGGTCTGAAGAAACTGAGAGCCCATATTTCTCCACTCCTCTTCTGTTGGGGGTAAGTTcaacatctggctcctaactGTACTTTTATCTCTTTGTAAATCAATTAAGATAGGTGCATGCATAAGACTAAACGCGTTGTTCCCAAGCAACAAACGTGGGCTACAAAGTAAACTTGATAGATCCGCGTTGAGCTGGGGTGGTAGCAATCTTTCCTAGTGTAAGGAACGGTGTGCTTATTTATGGGTTTTAATATCCATTATACACCCTTACTTGCAGACTTTTACACGAAGTCCTCACTTTCCAGCAGATTTGACAGGTATTACAATGTAGTGTAATTTATACACTTCTGAAAAATTGTATGCTTAGAAAAGCGATGTTGAAATCCTTATTGGAAATACAATAGAAATACTTTCATCAGTCTTTAGAACATTAAAAGTTCAAAGTGTCCTGCCAGTTGCTCCATTGTTCCAGAAACATTCTGCCATGCTTAGACCTTATTTCCATGTATATTTTAAGAGTTACGTGTAGTGCTTTATATATTGCAGGGGGAAATATGAaacaatttgctttttacttagTCTTATTTTAACCTCTCGAAGGAAAGCAGGATATTGGATTTATTTTCCAAATGTGTATCTACAGTAGGTCCAATGAGTGCTAATGTTTGCTTTGAATGCTCCACTGTACCAATTTTCACTTGAATTTGTTTTAGAAAAGTGGCATTGAGAAGAACCTCGGCTTGGGGAAGCTTTCTCCTTTTGAGGAGAAGTTGATTAGTGAGGCCATGTCAGAACTGAAGGGATCCATTAAGAAGGGTGAAGAATTTGTCAAGAGCCGCAAGTGAGCGAAATTCCATCCAGAGCTGGCTTCCTTAATTTATTGAAGCATCTTGACACTTTAGGAAACGCAAACCATGGTCAATATTTTGCCCAGATGTCTGCCCGGTGTTGAAGATGAGAGCAGATTTGCTTTAATTACTGAACTTTCTCCATCATAGGGGGGACTTCCTATGTGCATACATCATGGAAACCTGAAGCTGCATTTCCATCTAATGTTGCAACCATGTGAGATTTAGTTGAAAaattaaaactatttttctttctaATGTCTTCAGGCctattttcagttttttcttttagATGTCTTGGTTGTGTTAATATTACTGCTGATGtaattgatatataaaaaaaaaaaaaacctgtaacctTCCAGTCCCCACCCCTCACTACCAATATGTAATGTTTGTGATGGTTATTGAGGGAGCAGGACTTTTGGAGTGATGATAGGAAGAGATGGGTAGAACTGATGGATGGGACGATGGGTTCCATCAAGTGGAGTAAATCACTTGTTAAATCAGTGAAGAACTTACTGATGCAGGAGGATGACCTTCCATGAGCAGATATTAGTTTAAGGTTGTTGAAACCTTCTCTAGAAATAAAATCTCAGGCTTTCAattgaacttttattttattactcatatacatttattttgttccAAGACACAATGCCCACGTCAAATCTAGTGTTTTAATTTCGTCTGGATACCTTTCCCAGTATGTGTCACTCTAATTTGCCCAATACAGTGCACTTCTAGTAGCGAACACTACTTAATGTATTTAAACTTTGTCCTGTATGAAATCATAACCGTAACATCCAATATAACTATTTAAATCCCCAAAGCAAAATAATTTTGTTCAAACTGTCATGTGGTGTGAATGTTCTGATGTGCTGTGCTTAAGGGATAGGAAGAGATTTTCAGGAAAGACTACTGAGCACCATTGTACGATCTGTAAGTCAATCTGAGTGCACTGAAGAAGCTGAGAGAAGGTAAGGAACACACCATGGAATTGATGTGGCTGCAAGCCAGACATgttagtgtattttttatttatttttttttgcctctaaAAAAAATTCAACCGTACACATTCCCAATATGTCACCTGTAGTTTATCTATGTAATTCAGTCACAAGATATGAATATTCCCATCAAAGCTGTCGGACAGCTGGGATTCTTAGTTCTGTACAGCTTGTGTCAATTGTCACTAGTTAATGTGTTGTGCACATGCACAGTAGGGATGGCAGGACTGTGCATGCATGAAAGCCTGTTACTTTTCTGATTGTAAAACAGTTTGCATAAAGTGATGGTAGCATGGCTAAAATTGTATTATAATATAGTTCTAATACTATGATTTACTGAAACTTTCATTTGCACTACTTATCCATTAAACTCTTGCTGAGCAGCGGTTTATGGGATAAAATTCAGTCCCCATAGACTAGAATGAAACATTCCTGATTAAATTGTGTTCTGGAACTCTGAACAGATGTAAGAAGTGcaccaagaaatgtttgaaaggtaattaactttttttttctctattttttttccttgcaATTTTATCCTGGTACAGCAAGGAAACGCAAGCTGTAAaaaaattttcattttattactcCTATCGTACAGCTGACAATAACGGTGTCAAAGTGGGAGAGTACTCAATAGATGAGAAGTTTTACaggatttactaaagtgtgattttattttttttattttatttttttttgtggaatgCAAGTGGTTTTTAAAGTTTAAGGCCAAGGTAGCCAAAAAAGTAGAACATTCTCCAAATCGACtattcttccagtttggctacttattTACAATtaatactttagtaaataaaatccaaataaaaCTTCTCTTAATCTATACTGGGGGGGGAATAATACAGTTCCAAATGGAACTCACCTGTAGACTCTACATGTCAAACTGCTAGTTAACCAATGTGTCCAAATTTCCTCGTAATCTAACAAAGTGCTTGAAACAAACTTTTGAACatgtctgctaaaaaaaaaatcaaacatcaAAGGTGACAGTTTGAGGTacaataataaatagtaatatCACTACTATGAGTGGATGGTGAGAGTGGTAGTGGTAAAATGTTTGAGAATGGAAATACATCTGGCCTGGGTAGACAGATCAGACATGCAATGCAGGTATTGGGTGCTTGGGAATATCGCCAAGGCATTAGATATAACTTACCACTTTCATTATTCTCAGCATCATCAGAGTGCAGGTTAAAGAGCAAatggtacattaaaaaaaatagctgcATGGTGCTGAAGCTCCTCCGGGATATTTGTTTATAGCAACAAACTGGAATTTGCTGTTCTTTTAGTTGGATTAATCTGGTTCACACACCAGTGGTGTATACTTCTGATGTTTCAACACCGCTAAGCATGTAGTTTGTAGACACAGTCCAAAGTGTTGCATCTTCTTGCAGTCTGCTGCTTTGGTCGAGGCTGGTTAGGTGGCTTATCCTCAGACTTGTCTAGGACCCTGCAAATAGTCTGCCCTCTGGGCTGGTGGACAAAAGCCCGGTCCCCAGTGGGGCACTGAAGTGGCCACCCCACTACATCCTCCTGATAAGTGATGTGTAGAGTATGGGCCTACCATACTAAATGGCCACACACTAAGTCATGCAGCTGCAGGCACCTTACCTCAAGCCTATATATGCGAAGATCCACCACTGAAGGCATTTGTTGTGAGAATCTATGATCAAAGACTTCACTCCTCTTGGCCGTGTTGTGGTTCCACAGAGCCGATTTGTTCAGTGACCTCTCATATAGATCTCTTTTACCCCAGAATGGAGATGAGAAGACATAGGAAACTGTTACAAAGGACAGCTGGCCTCATTGCTCGGGCTCACATGACTGCCACAACTAACCATGCATAtggagagataaaaaaaataggaataagGGCTGCGCCTAGTAAAAACTagataaaatagtccaaataaaataaatgggtaaAAAGGTAAAGTCTTATCTAGAGACGTCTGCAGTGGTCGTATGGCAGTGTTCAGTCGGGAGCAATTATCCTTATTATGTTCTTCCTTGTCGGTCAGctcatatgtaagagacaaaAAATATCGGAAgccaaatagtgtagtatgttggtAATAGTTgagataaatatataaagaatcttgaatgcaaactcacatttttaaGAGCTAAGACccgctctggtgtgaagggcgtacagcggtttgatccccgcttatgggatataaggtGAGTTTCCTTCGTCTGCGTTTCTTCCGTCCGTGGTATTATAAACACTCAGatagaaacagccaatagtgttcactgtgtaaaaactattaaataaaataataaaatagaatggaTACTCACAAGAAAGGAGCAGAACAACTGCTCCTTGTttatagcgctggtggtataatccccacctaggattgcttggagtccGACGTAATAAAACAATGCCAGGTAAGAAGTAGGTAAATGTGTATTAAAAGATAAATAGTACAATTAAAAGtaaccaaatatactttaatattaaaaatacacaattgtaaaaccataaacgcgtttcgccacaaggcgttatcaatatggggaaagaacctgatacctggcaagaaaattaataaatagcaaacccaaaaaaaaaaattaagtaacaaTCACAAAACGGGTtggtattaatataataaaaactgTATAGAAACGGAGAAAGTACTGAGTGATAAAATAGAGGTGCTAAATAACAATTAGaatttataaatatacatttaaaacgagcaaaatataaatataattagttAAAATATAGcatggtcacatgaccggcatgaACACAGCGGGGGTTGATGGGAAGTGTAGTTGGACGCCGGCGAgcactgcgcagccgccggcGTCTGTGTGGTAGCTTTGAAGGGCGTCAGCACGCACAGGAGGTGCGGCTAACGCCTGAAGGGGGGGCGTGCACACAAGGAGAGACGAGGGCTCGCACTGGGCTGCGGCCGTCATCAGACTAGGGGCGTGGAGAGTATGACGCGGCGGCTCGCACAAGGCTGCAGCAGTCGTCATGGAGATCTCACAGCAAAAATGTCGGCTTGCACAGAGCTGCAGCCGACTATAGGGAGAAAAAATGAATGGACATAGACATCATGTCTGATACACTGAATCAGTGTAATCAGGCATGATggctaaaaaataataaacaacagcAAATATAAATATGGTGAATGTAAACAACTAATATAAGACATTAATACATGTATATGCAAACAACCTATATAAGACACAAATACATGTATATACAGCATATATAAACAGCATATAAAAACATCAATGGGAATTTAAAATACAAAGACGAagaaaaaatctaattaaaatgaaattaaccccttaaggaccggcctgtttttgcgatgtttgtacgttaaggaccagagcagttttaacacttttgtggtgtttgtgtttagctgtaattttccgctctctcatttacggttcccatacaagttatatattgtttttttcacgacaagaagggctttctttacataccagtatttatattatgtcatatattgtatttaaaaaaaataataaaatatggtgaaaaataaaaaaaaaacatgtttttggacttttacttgaaaaatcttttacttatctacaaaagctaatgaaaaaaactgctaaatagattaaaaatgttgtcccgagtttaaaaacacccagtgtttacatgctttattgctttttttttgcaagttataggcctataaatacaagtaggaaattgcggtttcaatatatatatatattttaaatgtatcaatagtgacattgttacaccgttatctgtcataaatccccgaaacacgcctaacatgtacatattttttaaagtagacaacccagggtattcaaaatggggtatgtccagtcttttttagtagccacctagtcacaaacactggccaaagttagcatttatatttgtttgtgtgttaaaactttggccggtgtttgtgactaagtggctactaaaaaaggctgaacataccccatttgcaataccttgggttgtcttcttttgcaaatggtatgtcatcatggggctaattctcattccttggctaccatacgctctcaaaggcaacctaaccaatctgataaatttcaataaaaaaaaaagtaaaatcaagccttatatttgaccctgtaactttcacaaacactataaaacctctacatgtggggtactgttatactcaggagacttcgctgaacacaaatattagtgtatcagaacagtaaaatatatcacagcaataatatcctcagtgaaagagctgtttgtgtgtgaaaaatgcaaaaaacttcactttcactgacaagatcatcgctgtgatatgtttcactgttttgaaacactaatatttgtgttcagcgatgtctcccgagtaaaacagtacccccatgtacaggatttagggtgtcatagaaagttacagggttaaacacagtgctagcaaattaaattatctggacttttggcctgggttggcaggcaggtccctcaaattgcaatcattaaaattacttaattaggtaaaaatattacataaatatgcacgtagaattttaatatatatacatatttatatatttgacgtctacgtgtatatttatgaaattatttatgtaattatgtatgtggacatatgtatatttcgtattatttttatttatttatacatagatatatatatatcattacattctaagtgtattttgatataaatatatacacataagaaaagagtgcactccagaggacttctttgaaaaaatacatttcttttattcACATCTGTGTGAAGATAcagtcaagtcgacgtttcagtcccagaaggacttttttcaagaccttgaaaaaagtccttctgggactgaaacgtcgacttgactgTATCTTCACACAGATgtgaataaaagaaatatattttttcaaagaagtcctctggagtgcactCTTTTCTTATGTGTATATTAttcggctgaggcagcaccgaggcaggcACAAGACCGGCAAATTGAGTGCGGGAGTATCAAGACTacattgatataaatatatatatatatatcaatatcaaaat from Pelobates fuscus isolate aPelFus1 chromosome 1, aPelFus1.pri, whole genome shotgun sequence harbors:
- the MDH2 gene encoding malate dehydrogenase, mitochondrial, with the protein product MLSRIARPTARGLIRGLATTAQNNSSVSVLGASGGIGQPLSLLLKNSPLISELALYDIAHTPGVAADLSHIETRAKVTGYLGPDQLADCLKGSDVVVIPAGVPRKPGMTRDDLFNTNASIVATLAEACAKHCPEAMICIIANPVNSTIPITSEIFKKHGVYNPNRIFGVTTLDIVRANTFVAELKGLDPARVNIPVIGGHAGKTIIPLISQSTPKVEFPQDQLEALVGRIQEAGTEVVKAKAGSGSATLSMAYAGARFVFSLLDAINGKEGVIECAFVRSEETESPYFSTPLLLGKSGIEKNLGLGKLSPFEEKLISEAMSELKGSIKKGEEFVKSRK